The Streptomyces capitiformicae genome contains the following window.
GAAGCACAGCACATCGGTGCGCCCCAGCGCCTCGATGGTGGAGGCGCCGCGTACGAGGGTGTCGCGGGTGGACAGCCGACGGGCCGCGGCCAGCTCGGCGACCGTCGCGACGAAGGGCAGCCCCTCCGGTACGGCGGCCACGCACAGGCTGACCGCCGACCCCAGGGCCGCGCCCAGCGGACGCCTGCGGAGCAGGTCGACGGCGAAGAGGACGACGCCCGAGGCGACCGACATCGGCAGGAACCACCGGCCCAAGGCCTTCAGCCGCCGCTCCACACCGCTCGCCGGCGCCTCGTCCTCGGGACCGGTCTCCGCCGCGCTGCCCGCCTCGGTGGCGGTTCCGGTGGCCACGACCACGGCGACTGCGTGACCGGCGGCCACCGTCGTCCCCTGGTACAGCATCGACGTACGGTCCGCGACGACCCGGGCCGACGTCGGAGCGCTGCCCTTCAGGACGGTCTGCGACTCGCCGGTGAGACTGGACTCCTCGGTCTCCAGCCCCGTCGCCCGCACCACCCGGCAGTCGGCAGGGACTGAGTCACCGGGTTCGAGTTCGATCACATCGCCGCGCACCAGGTGCTCGGCGGCCGCCTCGACCGCGTCCGACCGGTCCGGGCGGCGCACCCGCACCCGTACCGAGGTCGCCTCGACCAGCCGCTCGGCCGCCTGGTCGGCCTTCTGCCGCTGCACCCCGCCCACCAGCGCGTCCGTACCCAGGACCCCGCCGATGAGGACGGCGTCCACCACGGAACCGAGCGCCGCCGAGATGCCGCCGCCGATCGCCAGCACGGGAGTGAGCGGATTGGCCAGTTCCTCCACGAACCTGCCGAGCAGGGTGGCGGCACCGGCGGGCCGGTCACGGCCCTCTACCTGACGGCGCCGTACGGCCTCGGTCTCGTCCAGCCCCCGGGAGGTGGTGCCGAGCCGCGCCATCACCTGACGTACCGTCATGGCGTGCCAGGGCGTGGGCTCCATGGCCGCCGGAGCCCGGCGGGTGTGCAGCCGCCGGCCCGCCCAGAACCCCGCGGCGATCCCCGCGATGGTCATCGCGTCGCTCACCAGCCGTGCCCGCGCCCAGGCCCCCGGACGGGGTACGAGGAGGCCGAGGGCCGAGCCCACGAGGGCGCCGCCGCCTTCCAGCCGGGTGCACAGCACGCCCAGTCGGCGGGCTTCCGGCACCGCCGTCAGCAGCAGATGGACGACATCCGGCGGGGCCGCGACATGGGCGTCCCACGGCACATGACGGCCACTGCCGAGCACTCCGACGGCCAGATCCGCCCGGGCGAAGGCGCGCTGCGTCCGGGCAGCGACCACCGCCACACCATGGCCCTCGGCCTGGAGCGAGCGGACCAGAGCGGCCGTGCGGCGGTGCCCGGTCGGGGCCGCCTCGGGAAGACCGAAGCGGCGGTGCAGCCCCGGCGGGCCGCCCACCAGCCGTACCTCGCCGCACTCCCGCGCCGCCCGCACCAAGTGGTGGGCCAGCGGGTGCAGTTGGGGGACCAGCCCGGCGACGGCGACCGGCGTGCCCTCCCGCGAAACGAGCACGACCCGCGCGCCCTCCTCCGCCCACCGCTCCATCAACTCGGCCGTCTCCTCGGACACCACCGCGCCCCCCGGTACACCGCCCGCGTCCGTGAACGGCTCCAACGCCCACCCCGCCAACTGCGACGGCACCGCGTGCCCCTTACCGCGTCGCAGACCCGGCTCGATCAGTTCGAGGATCCGCGCGTGCAACTCGTCGTCTTCCGGGGTGGGTTGAGCGTCAGCGGCGTGGCCGTCGGGGCTCGCCTGCGGGCCGTTCGTGGGCCGGCCGTCCGGTCCGGCCTCCGGTCCGGTGCGGTGATGGCCGTCCGTGCTGCCCCCCGCCCCGTCCGGGCGGGTGGCGGTCGTGCTGTTCTCCGCCCCGTCCGGGTGGGCGCCGTCCGCCGCCCCCTCTGTCAGCCCGCCGGGCGGTGTCAGCCGGGCGACGCCCTCGACCATCCAACCGCCGGCCGCGAGCACGCGGGCGTCCAGGATGACGGTGTCGATGCGGTCCAGGCGGCGCAGGGCCTGCGGCCGCAGCACCAGGGCTCCCCGGTCGGAGAGCGTCCTGGACACCGACGAGGCGTACGACTCGCCGCCGTAGCGAGGGCCCCGCGGAGTCCCGGCGATCAGCAGCGCCAACCCCCGGTCGTGGCTGAGCGGGCCGACCGCGGTGAGGCCGTACGCCGCGACGGACACCGGCACCGCCACATTGGCGTACCGCTCGCTCGGCCCCGGCGGCAGCGGCGCGGGGCGCGTGTAGGCCGGCGCGGCGTCATGGCGGTACGCCCCCTCGTGCGCGGCGAGCCTGCGCGCCCACTCCTCCCAGGTCCTGCGGCGGCCCTGGACCTCCGCGTACCGGGCGGCGGCCAGAACGGTGGTCACCGCGGCGCCGAGCGGCCGGAACGTCAACGTCGTCATCAGCAGGTTCGTCGCGGCCCAGCCCCGCTCCGCGGTGGTCTCGCCGAGCCGGTGGGCGATGCCCTCACGCAGCCGCGGGATGGCCTCCGCGAGCTGGGTCGCGGAGATCACCACCGGCGGCAGACCGCGCAGCCGCAGGAGGTTGCCGACCGACGCCACGCCCACCGCCACCAGGCCCGCGCCGAGGTGAACGCCCGCCTCGACCAGCCCCCCCGCCCGGCCGGGAAAGCCCAGCGTGGCGGCGCCCCGCTCGCCCTTGTCCGCCCCGGTGCCCCCCGCCTCCGGCTCGGCGGTGTCCGCGGCCGAGACCAGGGCGACGACGCGCTCCAGATCGGTCTCGGGCGCGCAGCCGACGTACACACAACCCAGGGCGCCGTTCACCTCGGCACGGCTCACACCCGGCAGCCCGCGCAGCGCCTTCTCCACCGCGCGCGCCTCGCCCGCCGTGCCGGGAAGTCCCAGCCGCCGGGTCTCGACCTGCACACCACCGGCGGTCCGCCAGAACCGTGGCGTACGGGGCGGGTCGCCCTTCTCCGGATTCTGCGGCTTCTCCGGTGCTGCCACGGCGGTCAACCGCTCGGTCGTGGAGCGCACCGCCCCCGACAGTACGGAACCGGCCAGCGCGGAACCGGACCGCACGGACCGGGAGATCATGGATGGCGACGGCAACAGCACGGGCCAGATCACGTGGACCTCCACGATCGGCCACCGGGGACGTGACCGCCAGTCCCGAAGAACTCACGGCTCCCACCAGTATGCGCACGCCTCACCAGCCCCGTCCTGCGCAGACGGATCCGGGTACGTCGAAGGAGGAGTCAGTCGGTGACGCGGGGAGCGCAGCCGAGTACGTGCTCCTTCACCAGGCGCCCGATGTCCGGATCCCGACGCTTGAACGCGTCGACCAGCGCCTGGTGCTCCTCCGCGTACGACTCCTGCCGCGTCCCCAGCCACCGGATCGACAGGGCCGTGAACACCTCGATGCCCAGCCCCTCCCAGGTGTGCAGCAGCACACTGTTCCCGGCCGCCCGGACCATCTCCCGGTGGAAGGCCACGGTGTGCCGCACCTGGGCCTCGCCGTCGGCGGTGCGGTCCGCCTCGTACAACGCCGCGACCTGCGGTTCCAGCGCCGAGGTGTCCTCGGCCAGCCGAGCCGCCGCCAGCTCGGCGGCGATCTGCTCCAGACCGGCGCGGACCGGGTAGATCTCCTCCAGGTCGGTGGCCGTGAGGTTCCGTACGCGTACGCCCTTGTTCGGCGCGGACTCGATCAGCCGCAGGGACTCCAGCTCGCGCAACGCCTCGCGCACGGGTGTCTGGCTGACCTCCAGCTCCGTCGCGATCCGCCGCTCCACGATCCGCTCACCCGGCTTCCAGCGCCCGCTCACGATCCCCTCCACGATGTGCTCGCGGATCTGTTCGCGCAGCGAGTGGATGACGGGCGCGGTGGTCATGCGGGCTCCTTCGGCGGGGGACAGAGCCCCAAGGGCGTTTGACCTCTAGACAATAAAGCCGGGGCCCTGCCGGGGAGGGCCGCACGGGGGTGCTTCTGCGCAGGTGAGACGAGACTTACACGGTGTGAGGCGTAGGCGCCAGAGGGCTCGCACCCGGCGCGCTGCAACGGCGGCGCCCCGCCCGGAGAAGCTCCGCGCGGGGCGCCGTACTACCCGATCAGGGACATCAGAGGCCGAGCTCGACCTCGAACTCGCCCGCCTCCAGGATCGCCTTGACCGCCGTCAGGTAACGGGCCGCGTCGGCGCCGTCGACCAGGCGGTGGTCGTAGGAGAGGGTCAGGTAGGTCATGTCGCGGACGCCGATGACCGTGCCCTCCTCCGTCTCGATCACGGCGGGGCGCTTGACCGTGGCGCCGATGCCGAGGATCGCGACCTGGTTCGGCGGCACGATGATCGTGTCGAAGAGCGCGCCGCGCGAGCCGGTGTTGGAGATGGTGAAGGTCGCGCCGGAGAGCTCGTCCGGGGTGATCTTGTTGGCCCGGACCTTGCCCGCCAGGTCGGCGGTGGCCTTGGCGATACCGGCGATGTTGAGGTCGCCCGCGCCCTTGATGACCGGGGTCATCAGGCCCTTCTCGGAGTCCACCGCGATACCGATGTTCTCGGCGTCGAAGTAGGTGATGGTGCCCTCGGCCTCGTTGATCCGGGCGTTGATGACCGGGTGGGCCTTCAGCGCCTGGGCCGCCGCCTTCACGAAGAACGGCATCGGGGAGAGCTTGACGCCCTCGCGGGCCGCGAAGGAGTCCTTCGCCTGCGCGCGGAGCTTCATCAGGCGGGTGATGTCCACCTCGACGACCGAGGACAGCTGGGCCTGCTCGCGCAGGGCCTTGACCATGTTGTCGCCGATGACCTTGCGGATGCGGGTCATCTTGACGGTCTGGCCGCGCAGCGGGGAGACCTCGAGCTTCGGCGCCTTCTTCGCGGCGGCGGGGCCCCCGGCAGTCACAGCTGCCGCAGGGGCCGGAGCGGCCGCGGCGGCCTTCGCGGCCTCGGCGGCGGCGATGACGTCCTGCTTGCGGATACGACCGCCGACGCCGGTGCCCTTGACGGTGGCCAGGTCGACACCGTTCTCGGCGGCGAGCTTGCGCACCAGCGGGGTCACGTAGGCACCCTCGTCGGTCGCCTGGGCGGCGACGGGCGCGGCAGCGGCCGGAGCCGGGGTGACCGGGGCGGGCGCCGGAGCGGCCGGAGCCGGGGTGGCGGCCACCGGGGCCGGAGCCGGAGCGGCCGGCGCGGGGGCCGGGGCCCGTGAGGCCCCCCGCAGGGCCTCACGCATGCCGGCGCCGAGCCTCAGCAGGTCATGCCGAAAGAGATCCCAGTTGCCGTCCGTCGCGTGTTACGTATAACCTCCCGGGAACCCCGAGCCACCCGAGAGGCCACGATGAGACGTATCGCCCTGGTCACCCTCGTAGTCGACGACTACGACGAGGCGATCCGCTTCTACACCGAGGCGCTCGGCTTCCGGCTCGTCGAGGACGCACCGCGGCCGGACGGCGGCCGGTGGGTCGTCGTCGAGCCGGGAAGCGGCGAGCAGGGCGGCGGACTGCTGCTCGCGAGGGCCAAGGACGAGGCACAGCGCGCCCGGGTCGGCGACCAGACCGGCGGGCGTGTGGGCTTCTTCCTGCACACCGACGACTTCGCCCGTGACCACGCCCGGATGCTGGCCGCGGGCGTGCGGTTCCTGGAAGAGCCGCGCCACGAACCGTACGGCTCGGTCGCCGTCTTCGAGGACCTGTACGGAAACCGCTGGGACCTGCTCCAGCCGCTCGACGACTGACCTGCCCCGCCGCTCACACACCATCGCACCACCTGCCGAGGAACGAACGCCATGACAGCTACGCGTGTAGACGCCGACACCATCCGCCGCCTCCCCAAGGTCGTCCTGCACGACCACCTCGACGGTGGTCTGCGCCCCGCCACCCTCGTGGAGCTCGCCGCGGAGGTCGGTCACACCCTCCCGGAGACCGACCCGGAGGGCCTCGCCGCCTGGTTCTACGAGGCCGCGAACTCCGGTGACCTGGTGCGGTACATAGCCACGTTCGAGCACACCCTCGCCGTGCTGCAGACCCGCGAGGGCCTGCTGCGCGCCGCCGAGGAGTACGTGCTCGACCTGGCCGCGGACGGTGTCGTCTACGGCGAGGTCCGCTACGCCCCCGAACTGAACGTGGGCGGTGGACTGACCCTGCCCGAGGTCGTCGAGACCGTGCAGGAGGGCCTGGCCGCCGGTATGGCCAAGGCGGCCGCCCAGGGCACCCCGGTCCGGGTCGGGACGCTGCTGTGCGGCATGCGCATGTTCGACCGGGTCGCCGAGGCCGCCGACCTGGCCGTGGCCTTCCGGGACGCGGGTGTCGTCGGCTTCGACATCGCAGGCGCCGAGGACGGCTTCCCGCCCGCCGACCACCTGGCCGCCTTCGAGAAGCTGCGCCGCGAGAGCGTCCCCTTCACCATCCACGCCGGTGAGGCCCACGGGCTGCCCAGCATCCACCAGGCCCTCCAGGTCTGCGGCGCCCAGCGCATCGGTCACGGCGTCCGCATCACCGAGGACATCGTCGACGGCAAGCTCGGCCGTCTCGCCTCCTGGGCGCGTGACCGCCGTATCGCCCTGGAGATGTGCCCCACCTCCAACCTCCAGACCGGCGCGGCCACCTCCATCGCCGAGCACCCCATCACGGCCCTGAAGGACCTCGGCTTCCGCGTCACCCTCAACACCGACAACCGTCTGGTGTCGGGCACCACGATGACCCGCGAGATGAGCCTGCTGGTCGAGGAGGCCGGCTGGACCCTCGACGACCTGCGCACGGTCACCGTCAACGGTCTCAAGAGCGCCTTCATCCCGTTCGACGAGCGCAACGCCCTCATCCGGGACGTCGTCCTGCCGGGCTACGAGTCCGCGTTCTGAAGCAATCCGCGTACGTAGGCGGCCTGGCCGGCATGCTGAAGATCGTCGGCCAGGACGCTCACCAGACGTACGCCGAGGGTGACCGGCGGATCCCAGCGCTCGTCCACGATGCGGTCGAGGTCCTTGCCGGTCAGCCCGCGCACATATGCGAGGGTCTGCTCGTGCACGGCGTCGTAGTACCCGGTGAGCAGATCGGCGGAGTCGACCCGCACCTTGGCGACCTTCGCCGCGCTGTGCCCGTACCCCGTGTCGTGCCGCGGCAGACCGAGCCCGAAGCGTTTCTCCCAGTCCTGGGACAGCCAGACCTGGTCGCCCCCGGAGGCGTCGGCGACGTGGTCGTCCTGGACCCGGGTCAGATGCCAGACCAGCCAGGCGATGGAGTTGGCGTCGGGGGAGGGGCGGTAGTGGAGGTCCTCCCAGGACAGCCCGTCCACGGTGGCGTGCACCTCCTCCTTGATCCGGCCGTACGCGTCGGTGAGAACGTCCTTCACATTCATACGTCCACCATCGAGCATGCGTGCCGCGCCCGCACGGCTCGTCCCCGAAGCGTCAGCTGCAAGCCGCCTTCGGGTCGAGCAACCCCAGCAGGGCCCGCGCCGCGGGGCTGGTGGCCTCCGGCGGCGGCAGCAGGGCGACCGTCTCGTACACCGTCTCCCCGGTGCCCTTGACCGGGAGAGCGACGAGCGAGGCGCGCTTGTGGCGGAAGTGCCGGGGCACGACGGCGATTCCGAGGTCCTCGTCGACCAGGTCGAGGAGGCTGTGTACGTCGTTGACCTCCAGCGCGACCCTCCGGCGGACGCCCGCGGTGGCGAAGGCGGCGTCGGTGGTGCGGCGCGGACCCCAGTCCGGGTGGAAGTCGACGAAGACCTCGCCGCCCAGCTCCTTGGGGGTCACGGCGGCGCCGGCGGCCGCGAGGCGGTGGCTGGGGTGGCACAGCACGGTCATCGGCTCGCCGGTCAGCGGTACGACACGCAGCTGGTCGGTGTCCTCCTGCGCCGTCCGCACGGCGAAGGCGAGGTCGAGGCGTCCGCTCGCGACCTCCTCCGCGAGCGCGCCCGAGCCCGCCTGCCGCAGACAGATCTCCACGTCCGGGTGGTTCCGGCGGAACGCGGCGAGCAGCCCCGCCACCGGCACCCCGGCGATGCACTGCTCCGACCCGAGCGCGAGCATGCCGCGCAGCACACCCTGCACGGCGGCCACCGCCTCATGGGCCGACCTCACCTGCGCCAGGATCCGCTCGGCCTCGGTCAGCAGCGCCCGCCCGGCCGGGGTGAGCGTCACCCGCCGGGTGGTCCGCACGAACAGCGGAGTCTGCAGTTCCCGTTCCAGCGTCCGGATCGAGGCGGACAGACCCGACTGGGAGACCAGCAGCCGTTCGGCTGCCCGGGTGAAGTGCTCTTCCTCGGCGACCGCGACGAAGTGCTGCAGATGGCGGAGTTCCATGACTGAGAAGCGTAGGCGCTGAA
Protein-coding sequences here:
- a CDS encoding cation-translocating P-type ATPase yields the protein MIWPVLLPSPSMISRSVRSGSALAGSVLSGAVRSTTERLTAVAAPEKPQNPEKGDPPRTPRFWRTAGGVQVETRRLGLPGTAGEARAVEKALRGLPGVSRAEVNGALGCVYVGCAPETDLERVVALVSAADTAEPEAGGTGADKGERGAATLGFPGRAGGLVEAGVHLGAGLVAVGVASVGNLLRLRGLPPVVISATQLAEAIPRLREGIAHRLGETTAERGWAATNLLMTTLTFRPLGAAVTTVLAAARYAEVQGRRRTWEEWARRLAAHEGAYRHDAAPAYTRPAPLPPGPSERYANVAVPVSVAAYGLTAVGPLSHDRGLALLIAGTPRGPRYGGESYASSVSRTLSDRGALVLRPQALRRLDRIDTVILDARVLAAGGWMVEGVARLTPPGGLTEGAADGAHPDGAENSTTATRPDGAGGSTDGHHRTGPEAGPDGRPTNGPQASPDGHAADAQPTPEDDELHARILELIEPGLRRGKGHAVPSQLAGWALEPFTDAGGVPGGAVVSEETAELMERWAEEGARVVLVSREGTPVAVAGLVPQLHPLAHHLVRAARECGEVRLVGGPPGLHRRFGLPEAAPTGHRRTAALVRSLQAEGHGVAVVAARTQRAFARADLAVGVLGSGRHVPWDAHVAAPPDVVHLLLTAVPEARRLGVLCTRLEGGGALVGSALGLLVPRPGAWARARLVSDAMTIAGIAAGFWAGRRLHTRRAPAAMEPTPWHAMTVRQVMARLGTTSRGLDETEAVRRRQVEGRDRPAGAATLLGRFVEELANPLTPVLAIGGGISAALGSVVDAVLIGGVLGTDALVGGVQRQKADQAAERLVEATSVRVRVRRPDRSDAVEAAAEHLVRGDVIELEPGDSVPADCRVVRATGLETEESSLTGESQTVLKGSAPTSARVVADRTSMLYQGTTVAAGHAVAVVVATGTATEAGSAAETGPEDEAPASGVERRLKALGRWFLPMSVASGVVLFAVDLLRRRPLGAALGSAVSLCVAAVPEGLPFVATVAELAAARRLSTRDTLVRGASTIEALGRTDVLCFDKTGTLTEGRISLQQVSDGVERSSPDRLGPALRRVVAAAALAGPQGPASSLPHPTDRAIAAGAELLGAAPVRAAGLPDEAWDRVTELPFEPGRGFHAVLGRSGDRARIVVKGAPEVVLARCDRIRRDGGSVPFDDRAREDFDAEIDRLARQGLRVLAVAEHVLPKDAPRDDTALADFADVSDENLDGLCLLGLLGLADPVRATAAESVRRLATAGVHIVMVTGDHPSTAAAIARELRPEEEPRLMTGVELDALDDASLARALPGVTVFARVTPAHKVRIVRALRSAGRIVAVTGDGANDAPAIRIADVGIALGSRATPAARSAADVVVTDDRIETIVDAIVEGRAMWASVRKALGILLGGNVGEIVFTLATSVLTGRSALNARQLLLVNLLTDMLPAMAIAARPPADHATDRLLTEGPEASLGAALTRHIRLRAVVTTAAAAAAWVVARATGTRGRADTVALVALVSSQLFQTLADAGRDPVVAAAVVGSLVVLGLVVSVPGLSHFFGSRPLGPVGWTIALASAAGSVALPSVARSVASSPGRNLAATPRKP
- a CDS encoding mycothiol transferase; protein product: MNVKDVLTDAYGRIKEEVHATVDGLSWEDLHYRPSPDANSIAWLVWHLTRVQDDHVADASGGDQVWLSQDWEKRFGLGLPRHDTGYGHSAAKVAKVRVDSADLLTGYYDAVHEQTLAYVRGLTGKDLDRIVDERWDPPVTLGVRLVSVLADDLQHAGQAAYVRGLLQNADS
- a CDS encoding GntR family transcriptional regulator, whose translation is MTTAPVIHSLREQIREHIVEGIVSGRWKPGERIVERRIATELEVSQTPVREALRELESLRLIESAPNKGVRVRNLTATDLEEIYPVRAGLEQIAAELAAARLAEDTSALEPQVAALYEADRTADGEAQVRHTVAFHREMVRAAGNSVLLHTWEGLGIEVFTALSIRWLGTRQESYAEEHQALVDAFKRRDPDIGRLVKEHVLGCAPRVTD
- a CDS encoding VOC family protein is translated as MRRIALVTLVVDDYDEAIRFYTEALGFRLVEDAPRPDGGRWVVVEPGSGEQGGGLLLARAKDEAQRARVGDQTGGRVGFFLHTDDFARDHARMLAAGVRFLEEPRHEPYGSVAVFEDLYGNRWDLLQPLDD
- a CDS encoding LysR substrate-binding domain-containing protein → MELRHLQHFVAVAEEEHFTRAAERLLVSQSGLSASIRTLERELQTPLFVRTTRRVTLTPAGRALLTEAERILAQVRSAHEAVAAVQGVLRGMLALGSEQCIAGVPVAGLLAAFRRNHPDVEICLRQAGSGALAEEVASGRLDLAFAVRTAQEDTDQLRVVPLTGEPMTVLCHPSHRLAAAGAAVTPKELGGEVFVDFHPDWGPRRTTDAAFATAGVRRRVALEVNDVHSLLDLVDEDLGIAVVPRHFRHKRASLVALPVKGTGETVYETVALLPPPEATSPAARALLGLLDPKAACS
- a CDS encoding adenosine deaminase, producing MTATRVDADTIRRLPKVVLHDHLDGGLRPATLVELAAEVGHTLPETDPEGLAAWFYEAANSGDLVRYIATFEHTLAVLQTREGLLRAAEEYVLDLAADGVVYGEVRYAPELNVGGGLTLPEVVETVQEGLAAGMAKAAAQGTPVRVGTLLCGMRMFDRVAEAADLAVAFRDAGVVGFDIAGAEDGFPPADHLAAFEKLRRESVPFTIHAGEAHGLPSIHQALQVCGAQRIGHGVRITEDIVDGKLGRLASWARDRRIALEMCPTSNLQTGAATSIAEHPITALKDLGFRVTLNTDNRLVSGTTMTREMSLLVEEAGWTLDDLRTVTVNGLKSAFIPFDERNALIRDVVLPGYESAF